A segment of the Triticum urartu cultivar G1812 chromosome 1, Tu2.1, whole genome shotgun sequence genome:
GTTATCGTAGAGTAAAAACACTTCTGAGGCCGGAGGTTATCctctttttcgaaaaaaaaaaaaacaaaaacactTACATGCGTGCTGAGGTCGACCGCTCGGAAACATTTTCGTTGCCGCCCGTGACAAAAGCTTGCCGGCACCTTAGCTTCAAAAAAAAAAAGCTAGCCAGCACCTATAGTTCTATCGATTGGAATTCTGCATCTACAATTTCATTTCCTACTTAATTAACCAAGCACTACCACGACCAACGAGCAGCCTAGCGACCCGCGGGAATCACGGCGGTTTCCTTCGCTTTGCCCGTTCCTATCGGCTCGCTTTGAGCGTGTCCGGCGTGCACCAACGGCTAAAAACAACTTGTGGACTGTGGAGAGAAGGCAACGCTTTCCCCCTTTCGTACCAAGAACGCTGAATTGCTGGCAAATCAAATCAACTTTCCAATCGAGGACAAAACAAATCAACTTTTCAATCGAGGACATCCGGAACCTGAAAATGTTCCTGGCTCGTCCGTTTCAAACGTTTGTACAAGGCAGAATATGTGAAGTCGAAGAAAGGGAATGAATGCACCAAGAACTCACCAAACCCTACTAAAAACCTTGTCCCAGCCAGAAAGGAAAATCGGCGGCTGGTATTGGATCCACGGAGCGCCGCACAATGCCGTGGTTGGGGTGGCACGCTCGTCAGTCAGCGGAGGGAATTCGCTGCGGGGAGCCTTTTCCTGCCGTGGGAGTGGGAGACGAGGAAGTCCGGGGTGCGCTCGTAGCCGGAGAAGACCTCCTCCCAGATCTCGGCGAAGGCCCGGAGGATgaggtggtggtggtgcggcGCGTTGAGGGACAGGAACCGGTGGAGGAGCTCCCGCAGGTCGGCGCCGCCCACGATCTCCTTCTCCACGATCATCTGCAGCATCGACCGCCGGAAGTCGGCCAGCGGGTCGGCCGACTCCTTCACCACGGCCACGCTCTCCTCCACCCTCCTGCCGCCGCCCTCGCTGGAGGTGCGCCTGTGCCGCCTCCCGTCGCCGACGCCTTCGGCGCCGGCGCCCTGCAGGGAGCGGACGGTGCGCTCGAGCTCGCCGAGCTGCCGCAGGAGCGCGGCGACGCTGGGGGTGCTCCCCACGCTGGTGTCGGCCTCGTCCGTCGACGAGGGTGAGAACGAGGAGGACGCCGCCGCGGTGGAGATCAACGACGCCGCCCTGCTGTTCCCTGCCCTCCTCGTCGCCGTGGTGGTGACCGTGGACATGGTGGTGGCAGTGGTGGCGGTCGACGTGTTGGTGGGCGGCGTGGCCATGGGGgactgcttgtcggagccgtcgGAGACGGAGACGGCCTTTGAGCCGCCGCAGCCGCACATGAAGCCGCGGCCCTTCCTCGTGATGCGCagcccgccgccggcgccgcggCGGCGTAGTATCATCGCCTTCATTGATCGATCGGGCCTTGTCTTTCTCGGTTCGGTTCGGAGTGTGCGGTGCGGGCGCGCACGGCGAGGAGGCTCGGCTCGTGGGAcgagctgctggtgtgtactacCGGAGTGAAGAGAAAAATGAGAAAACCCGTGGTTTATAACGAGGCAGCCGGGCGCCTTGCAAAGTCAAACGGCTATATTAGTTTTAGTTTTTCCGTGGAAGCAATCCGATGCTGGTGAAACGGTCAGACGAAAACTAAGCACATGCTGATCCGCATTTAACCACGCACCGTACAATGCACCGATCATCTTTTCCATTTCATAGGACTCAATTCAAAAAAATTTATTCTTTTCCATTCATGATCGTCTTATCTGTCCTATTTTTTATTGACTTgccaaataaaaattattttcCTTGATAAGGCAACAAATATTTACTAAATTTTTGATCGaaaggggtttcccccaccccACTTTTTATTAAAAACGGGGCATAGCACAGACCCAGACTGTTAACAGCATTCGGGTTCACCAGAAGCAGCAAACCAGACAGTATTTTACGCAACACCCCACACCACAAACTATAACAGTAAATCTCAATCGCGCCACGCAGGGCAGCTCAAAACTCACACACTCTATAAGTTAATCAGCACACACACGGGGGACAGGGTGAACCCAGTCACCCCGAATGAGCCTTCAGCACATCCCCGCCCCGGGGCCTTTTTGAGCACGCTCTCAGCCCCCAGCCCAAGCGATCCTGAGTAGTTCGCCCCTTCGTCGGTCCAGGAGTAGGAGGCAGCGTTGGAGCAGCACTGATTTGTCGCCTTTGCATAGGATCTTCCATTGGTGTAGAGATGAGCTGATCCGTCCCAACACCGCCCGGGTACTTGTCCATGATATCCCCTGAAAACACATGTCGTTACGCATAGTCCAAATCCCCCAGATGGAGGCAACACAAGCAATGTTAATCAAAGATGTTTTGCTATTCAGTTTCCAAAAGGAAGATAGTTCAGCCATATCTTTTGGGATATTAAAACTAAAAGTATCAGCTACATCAAGCCAAATTTGCTTAGCCACTACACAATCAAAGAATAAATGCTGAACAGTTTCATTCTCATTACAAAACAAACAACACAAGTTATCAACCACCCTTCTTTTGCTTAAATTGTCTCTGGTAAGAATTTTGTTATTATAAGTTAACCACAAAAAGACCAAGTATCTGTTGGAACAACAATTTTCCAGAAGTTTTTCCAAATTGGGGTAGACACCCCTCCCCAGTTTATCATGTTGTAGAAGGATTTAACAGAATAATTCCCAGATGGTTCCAAAAGCCAGACAGGCTGGTCATCTTCATCAGTTAAGGTCTTAGTAGAGATTAACTGAATCAGGTCATGCCATTTACTCATAAAGCCAGAATCCACACGTCTACTGAACGTGAGTTTCAAATTAGTACCATCCCACACCTCAGCTACTACACATTTCTATTGCTGACAAATTTCATATACCTCCCAAAATTGAGTTTTCAGGGAAGAATCCCCAGCCCAAGTGTCGTCCTAGAAACTGATTTTGTCCCCTTTTCCCAAGTTCCATCTAAAAAAAGGTCTAATACCCTCAAAAGCCCAGGTAAGCCCTTTCCAAAAGGGCGACCCTACACCCTGTTTGGCCCAAAGTAAATTGGGTTTATCAGTTCTATATTTATAATCAATTAGTCTCCCCCAATCATTATCATGGTTTATGAAGTATCTTTTTGCCCAAGAGGCTAGCAAGGCCATGTTGAATTCTCTTAAGTTGGGAATCCCCAGACCTCCAAACTCTTTTTTCTGAGCAATCATTCCCCATTTAGCAAGATGATATTTGTGCTCATCTCCCTGGTCGCCCCAGAAGAAGTGAGCCATCTGAGATGTAATAGCATTTATAGCCCATTTAGGAAATTTTATCACAGACATCAAGTACATTGGAATGCTAGTGATACATGCTTTAAGCAGCACAAGTTTTGCCTCATAACTGAGTAACCTCCCCTTCCAACCGCAAATCCTTTTGATGATTTTATCTATAATGTATTGTATATCCTCCCTTCTTAGTAAATGTTTACTAAATAACTATTTATCAAATAAAATCCTAGAATTCATTTGGTCAGATAAATCACGGACAGGATTTTATTTGGTAAATAATTTATATCCTGTTGTGATATGCGGACAATTAATCTAGTTATATTAACTAGTAGTGATATGTATAGACATTGGCATGTTGTCATTTACTATTATATTTTAGCAGTAATTAATTTGCACCATTTTTGGGTGATACTTGGTTGACTATTGTAAGCTTCAAATATTGGTTCGCAAACATTCCAGTTACAAATATTCTATTTGAAATTATTCTTCCCATTAAAATGTAAAAAAAATAGATTTTTGTCCAACTTTATAGATATAAAGACACCCATAACAATTAGGGCCGTATCATAATTATTGAATTGTGGAAGCATAAATTTCTACTAACTCAGCAGAGTCACCAAAGTAAAAGAACAATAATAATTTCCCAACAAGGTTGTAATTTTTCCTATAAAAATATTTTTatcctatgaaattcctacataattcctccaaaccaaagaAGGCCTATGTTTAAGGCCTCTCCCGGTGCATGTATCATAGCAAGTATACGCACTGTAAAGTTAGCATGTAGATGATGTAGCACGGTAGTTAAATAAGAAAGAGAAGAT
Coding sequences within it:
- the LOC125533110 gene encoding transcription repressor OFP8-like, which encodes MKAMILRRRGAGGGLRITRKGRGFMCGCGGSKAVSVSDGSDKQSPMATPPTNTSTATTATTMSTVTTTATRRAGNSRAASLISTAAASSSFSPSSTDEADTSVGSTPSVAALLRQLGELERTVRSLQGAGAEGVGDGRRHRRTSSEGGGRRVEESVAVVKESADPLADFRRSMLQMIVEKEIVGGADLRELLHRFLSLNAPHHHHLILRAFAEIWEEVFSGYERTPDFLVSHSHGRKRLPAANSLR